ggaggtgtcgagtgcggtgccgctggagctcactcaccagcaggtgttagggccacagaatgaaggccaaggagaatactagaaagagaaacagaaacttctcctccaattgtttgatttgtctcttctgagcttcgatgaattctttcagctctttgttcctctaggacggacagatGGAAAGTAGCCagtaagccagtaagcgtgcaagtaagtgccgggctggctttgggcccttacctgttgcgcgctgtgcagcagatccattgtcttttggaggatgcaagcgtcgcgctccctcaactcgcacatcagggctcgcttccattggtccacggcgctcctaagctcttgtctctgatccgccgtcagcacgtcattcacgccagcgtggctggctttttcgccgtccgtggcggggcagtaccgctgcggtagcgcctcgtacaacatggcctccagctccatgatcctctgggccgcaatcctcgtccatcagtggtccggcggaagatttgagggcggcttacctcatgagcctggtccatggaacgcttcctgaagtccaactcttcatccaggtagccctcgtgcttgcagaacatatcctagcacagctcaaggtcagaattgttggggcacattgccccgagttccccttggctgatgtcgcatgtctgtctaccttctcactttcaatgtccaacatcttctgttgaagtgctgacttggtcactttgatgtattctaaccactgaggaaaggctgctgtcacataagcagaatgcgagagcgtgcgtggacgtgcgcgttaccttctcgcctagggtgggaagggtcctggcgtgaatcacgaccacctgctcctcgttggtgagattctgcaagagtccaaaggcacagcgtcaacaagcttctttcagcgcaaatccttccaaaagtcacatttgagccgccgagtctcgtggagtgcgaacataaggagttcgacatacacttacggcgttatcgcccaggatgtccagcttcttcatcagatcactgatgacgatgtcctggggaaaggcgcaaggagcaatgtaaggtgttctgggacctcaggttaaggttagggttgcgagggacgccttacgtacgctcacgccgtcggcctcgcagtagatctgcaaagggttgaggccgtctgggaaacggacttgcagaaacttcaagacgggggagcgccactccctctcctaaaaggcagaggcatgcatccgtccgtccgtccgtctgtcacatctctggcctcaacacgcttgtgcgagtcttcccacctccagctccaggatgcggaactcaagcagttcgttttggtctcggatatcctggatgtgctctttcagacgcgcttcttccgcctccatccgcttgacctgaaaagacagtcagacctcatctgcggggcttccggacgggtgtgacgccaagcgactccgcccagcgcctttctttctgtcaccttttcggccaactgctgattgctctgacgcagcagctgcttctcctccacccacttgacattctagaagagacaaacgcgtggacagctttggaatgttgtgtcattttcatccacaaattctttggttgactggaaaatgacatttgcttttctccgcatttccccagccacgttcgggtggggggggggggcttggtccagtaatgccagacgaatgagtgactgaagaatgaagctattttgtctgagaaaaaggtgtgctcattgataagcttacctgtcgttgttgcttcagcgctgactccagatctgctactctgctttgatagtgacccatttctactgtcatgtaacatgggggaaagagatggtgcaaatggtaaaatatggattgttcacaagaataaattggcagagctgaaattccaaatttgtccaaaagatggcgccagaccaaaacatgagaccaaaaaaggggccaaaataagctaagcaagttaaaatagaaataaaacaggaacagggtgtcggattgtgagtcatgcatggacgcacaaatgtgatttttactttttgatttatttgcttggctaaaaatgtattctgtaacagcttaaagcaatattgttagtcaattcgatcaagagacccgtcactatgagaatagtggcgtgacataaattgtttaaagaaatagataaaaggtttggatttttatttcagagttaattgaagcgtaactttaaaaggttattctcatgaaacaggaagtgaagaaaaggggaagtgaaaggttttaccaggggctagctgtacatttggtggaaagtaatgcgtggtcagggcggaaacagctgctgaaggcaacaggtgtcagagcgtgggaaaactgggcaatcataccctataggaggcgtgggaaaactgaccagttttattctataggggcgtgggaaaactgggcagtcttaccctatagggagggtatagaagaaagaaaggggggggggggggacagagaagtgtcacgtctcgtccccaactgctccactatgtgtctgttgtcttggtttctgtctgtgtgctcgcccctcccctcctgtgtgcccatgatcagtgtgattgttcccacctgcctctcgttacctgtcgtgtataaaagtcctgtctgcccctcactccctgtcggatcattggttttggttttggctttggttttggttttggctttggttttggttttggttttggttgctgtcgttcggtgttgtcgtcctgtcttgatgccgtcatgtcctgctgttttcttgttccacgtccgggtcagtcagtcaagttgttgttttgttaagtcatgtcagtttaccgagtctgtattttgagttccgccaataaaccctggtccaagctgcacttggtcgtcctgctccatgcgctACAACCGAccttgacagaatgatccgaccaccaaaacgaccagcgcttggaccacccttcaccaccagctcccgctgcgacgcccgatcgtcgtccgagcttgttccagcgccatgggcttgcagctgccatcggatcttgatccagcgacgccggactcacggccgccatcggagttcctcccggcaccatcgcctctgcgaccgtcgtcggacttcgctgccgcgacgccggacccgcggccgccatcggagtgcttctggcgccagcggctttgcggccgcgatcggactctggtgccgcgacgccggacccacggccgccgttggagtgcctcccggcgtcatcagactcacggccgccatcgggctccaccccagcgtcgcaggacccgcgaacgtcagcagacatccaagccagctgcgttggacccgcgatcgtccctggctccactcccactgctgcggcgcgtgatggctcttgccgccgcgcacagccccgccttccgaatgtcgccgatcactgtacggactttgtgagtggccgccgatcgcggtacagacttcccaagtcgccgccccagtgcggttgtgtttccccgagtttccgcggagtgcggttctgtttccccaagtcgccgcccgtgtgcggttgtgttccccaagtcgctgcccgagcgcggttctgttccccaagtcaccgccagagtgcggctctgtcccctaggtcaccgccagagtgcggctctgtcccctaggtcaccgccggagtgcggttctgtcccccaagtcaccgccagagtgcggctctgtcccgtaggtcgccgccggagtgcggttcggtcccctaggtcaccaccagagtgcggatctgtccccgcagtcgccgcccgagtgcggttctgtccccgaagtcaccgcccgagtgcggatctgtccccgcagtcgccgcccgagtgcggatctgtccccgcagtcgccgcccgagtgcggttctgtccccgaagtcgccgccggagtgcggttctgtcccctaggtcgccgcccgagagcggttcggttccccaagtcgccgcccgagtgcggttcggttccccaagtcgccgcccgagtgcggatctgtccccgcagtcgccgcccgagtgcggttctgtacccgaagtcgccgccggagtgcggttctgtcccccaggtcgccgcccgagagcggttcggttccccaagtcgccgcccgagtgcggttcggttccccaagtcgccgcccgagtgcggttcggttccccaagtcgccgcccgagtgcggtgcggttcggttccccaagtcgccgcccgagtgcggtgcggttcggttcccaaagtcgccgcccgagtgcggtgcggttcggttccccaagtcgccgcccgagtgcggtgcggtttggttcccctagttttttttttttttgggatgtcgggagacgtcccttgtgggggggggttctgtcacgtctcgtccccaactgctccactatgtgtctgttgtcttggtttctgtctgtgtgctcgcccctcccctcctgtgtgcccatgatcagtgtgattgttcccacctgcctctcgttacctgtcgtgtataaaagtcctgtctgcccctcactccctgtcggatcattggttttggttttggctttggttttggttttggttgctgtcgttcggtgttgtcgtcctgtcttgatgccgtcatgtcctgctgttttcttgttccacgtcccggtcagtcagtcaagttgttgttttgttaagtcatgtcagtttaccgagtctgtattttgagttccgccaataaaccctggtccaagctgcacttggtcgtcctgctccatgcgctacaaccgaccgtgacaagaagtctataaaaagtcctgcaggggcagctacggggctttttcccccaaagagcactcatacgtgaagaagcccgagggagtttcaagatttttttccaaagtcccgagatctttgtgtgagacgcaggatcgctggtctgaaattaacttgaatttactccaaagaattggactggacaactttgcagGAGAAACTACCTGAGGGGAACAACTTTTCTGTATTTTAGCgagggtggggaatagtcatcgggccgccggtcccctcgaggccagcctgttcctccaatttggattttagaagtaagatcgaattgatcactcgactttgcttccaccaaaaatagcatgcagctggtatttactttttccttctttcatgaactgtgttttgcaatcgaattgttctgggattgaatgattttattaacacgggtatcagtgggtgaaattgttcggtttctggagtgattaagatttgtaattctatttcatgtttcttcaataaatgtgctgtgtatattcatctacttcgttgtgcgctgatttgtactgaatgtgcaatcgatggttcggggttgatttgacaatttgattaatgtgcagggggttattatggtataacataggaccgtaataaataaaagtaacatcagacaattttagagaattgaataactttcgtagttatttgagacacgagtgagtttcaatccgtttgaaagtttgcttcgtctgaataaattaacggaagtgtttgaatcggattattggtttggtgtagaactgaaagtaatttaattatttgaagggcgcaggcccgtttccccttttgacgggccgcgtaaaaagtcactccgaacatgttagagaattaaataactttcgtagatatttaagggaagagtgaatttcgttaaaagtgaattagtttgaaaatttacttcctctaaataaaataacgacaatggttaaaatagattatttgagttggtgaaggataaaagtatttcgattgtccgtcgggcgcggcccagttcttaattttgtcgggccgcgccaaaagttaaacaggacacgatcgaaaaatagacttgctttccaaattaattactgggcaaatctaaatagagtaagacatttttattcgttttaagaaagttgttattctttttaaagcaatcaagtggggtgaagcactccgacagttaagtgctagatctacatataagaagttagaattaataacgtaaagtgcattaattttctccttaaatgctattattgtcacacttttattaattcgattctctttcgaataaacaagttggtcggctcgctgcttgagcgaccaagtagaacggacccatatcaacatttacttcggcaaaactagtgctagggtgcgctatacaaacgaatccctgaggtcttaacaaagacatctaaaaatatccgtaacataataagaacttcaaacattagcggggagccatcaatacgatgcggtcacttcgaagtcttgcctcgaattgagttactcggctcgagcttagggtgacttgagagggattggcgttgtacagaaattagattgattccggtggagttaatttaacttgggtggttagattacggacgaatctccgaacccggctaagacaaacccgttaccgggaagccgggggcaccttattgaaagaggtgcgtttgacactaccatcagcttttctctggtctgaaaggaggaggagggaggctcctcctcctcctttcagaccagagaacacccgaggctgggtgagaacggggaggctgcgacccggccggggtttgcgggaaggggcgccaccttgatctccttctcggcgtcgtagtcccctccgctggtctgggctagcagagcgtaggctcgttgcagcgcttgatattcttgcgtcagctggcggtagcgaagctccgcctcctcatgcacacaccaatgcaacacagcactagtaccagaatcagtcagaccggcgacaaagcacccgcgacgcaaagacgcgtccgattccaggctgaagaggaatgtttggcgccaatacgctggcagaaatggcgggctacctcttcgggttccgtgtcgggggttctgtcggtgtgaaaagacaaggacgatccgtccgagtccaccaacacgtctttgtcgtccgtttaaataaaagttacacaacGCAGGTGTAACAAACCGGTTAAATAAAAGGACAAAGGTGTCCGACGGAGAAatctgtttaaaaaggtcagcggaagtccacgtgatgccgaaaattctgtaatactgagtgattgagagtgtgaatgggaatacgtatcactagatacagtattccatattaaagcagtggggaacacataacgtggttctgtggatgcaataggcaaggattctacaccagaacgctggtagaagtgagaatcaccacaggatcttttcgttatcccactggaaacacccgactttagaaacccctatggttttacagttgggaccaaGTTGATTAAAATTgggaacgggaagagtaaaaataacatccgagataatcttaaatgtaaagattggaaaataattgaaaggcaggatcccgACCGACTTAAAAAAAACTCGATACAtgggttaagaaatataaatttgagggacaactaaaaacaaccaaattgatagaacttagaggcgccatgaaagagaaaacaaagagagaccctagaaagatgaaaaaagaaggagatgaggatgtggtgttttggctcaaagtagcaggagagagagagaggggagaaaaagagaaagtggaaaaggcactgtattgtaggaaggaagatgatgagactgggcctaatggtaggcaggcaagagataatcaaaatttacagagagctagagaagaagggggaggtgtagaggaagtagagaagcGCGTAGGGAAAGCACATGCTACAACTTCGAAACATAAGGTCATGGAGAAGTTGTATCCACAAATACCCGACACTGGTGCACAAGAGGGGTCAACCCCCCCTTATGGGTTAACAGACAGAGCCACCAGACAGAAAAACCCAATAGAAATGGATTGGTCAAAggaaatgagagcaaattatacagaaatagggagaacaaagcaaaatgataatgaaacctttgatgaatatcgagtgcgcatgacagaagtatttaaattttattgcttaaatcgcattttctcgacaagctgagcacgttttctgaaatgtgctcctcccgtcactctggttgggtgcgcatagtaaaaagtgctcttggcagctagagagtgctgcgttgaccactgcgcatgaagaaataaccacctgcaacgtttaatttaggttttgggtgcatttttaattttattgcttaaatcgcattttctcgacgagctgagcacgttttctgaaatgtgctcctcccgtcactctggttgggtgcgcatagtaaaaagtgctcttggcagctagagagtgccgcgttgactgctgcgcatgaagaaataaccacctgcaacgtttggtttaggtttgaggtgcatttttaattttattgcttaaatcgcatttttccgacgagctgagcacgttttctgaaatgtgctcctcccgtcactctggttgggtgtgcatagtaaaaagtgctcttggcagctggagagtgccgcgttgaccactgcccatgaagaaataaccacctgcaacgttttgtttaggttttaggtgcatttttaattttattgcttaaatcgcattttcccgacgagctgagcacgttttctgaaatgtgctcctcccgtcactctggttgggtgcgcatagtaaaaagagtgctcttggcagctagagagtgccgcgttgaccactgcgcatgaagaaataaccacctgcaacgtttggtttaggttttgggtgcatttttaattttattgcttaaatcacatgttctcgacgagctgtgcacgttttctgaaatgtgctcctcccttcactctggttgggtgcgcatagtaaaaagtgctcttggcagctagagagtgccgcgttgacgactgcgcatgaataaataaccacctgcaacgtttggtttaggttttgggtgcatttttaattttattgcttaaatcgcattttctcgacgagctgagcacgttttctgaaatgtgctcctcccgtcactctggttgggtgcgcatagtaaaaagtgctcttggcagctagagagtgccgcgttgaccactgtgcatgaggaaataaccacctgcaacgtttggtttaggttttaggtgcatttttaattttattgcttaaattgcattttctcgacgagctgagtactttttctgaaatgtgctcctcccgtcactctggttgggtgcgcataataaaaagtgctcttggcagctagagagtgccgcgttgaccactgcacatgaagaaataaccacctgcaagtttggtttaggttttaggtgcatttttaattttattgcttaaatcgcattttctcgacgagctgagcacgttttctgaaatgtgctcctcccgtcactcttgttgggtgcgcatagtaaaaagtgctcttggcagctagagagtgccgcgttgaccactgcgcatgaagaaataaccacctgcaacgtttggtttaggttttaggtgcatttttaattttattgcttaaatcgcattttctcgacgagctgagcacgttttctgaaatgtgctcctcccgtcactctggttgggtgcgcatagtaaaaagtgctcttggcagctagagagtgccgcgttgaccactgtgcatgaagaaataaccacatgcaacgtttggtttaggttttaggtggatttttaattttattgtttaaatcgcattttctcgacgagctgagcacgttttctgaaatgtgctcctcccgtcactctggttgggtgcgcatagtaaaaagtgctcttggcagctagagagtgccgcgttgaccactgcgcatgaagaaataaccacctgcaacgtttggtttaggttttgggtgcatttttaattttattgcttaaatcgcattttctggacgagctgagcacgttttctgaaatgtgctcctcccgtcactctggttgggtgcgcatagtaaaaagtgctcttggcagctagagagtgccgcgttgaccactgcgcataaagaaatgaccatctgcaacgtttggtttaggttttaggtgcatttttaattttattgcttaaatcgcattttctcgacgagctgagcatgttttctgaaatgtgctcctcccgtcactctggttgggtgcgcatagtaaaaagtgctcttggcagctagagagtgacgcgttgacctctgcgcatgaagaaataaccacctgcaacgtttggtttaggttttgggtgcatttttaattttattgcttaaatcgcattttctggacgagctgagcacgttttctgaaatgtgctcctcccgtcactctggttgggtgcgcatagtaaaaagtgctcttggcagctagagagtgccgcgttgaccactgcgcatgaagaaatgaccatttgcaacgtttggtttaggttttaggtgcatttttaattttattgcttaaatcgcattttctcgacgagctgagcacgttttctgaaatgtgctcctcccgtcactcttgttgggtgcgcatagtaaaaagtgctcttggcagctagagagtgccgcgttgaccactgcacataaagaaatgaccatctgcaacgtttggtttaggttttaggtgcatttttaattgtattgcttaaatcgcattttctcgacgagctgagcatgttttctgaaatgtgctcctcccgtcactctggttgggtgcgcatagtaaaaagttctcttggcagctagagagtgccgcgttgaccactgcgcatgaagaaatgaccatctgcagcgtttggtttaggttttaggtgcatttttaattttattgcttaaattgcattttctcgacgagctgagcacgttttctgaaatgtgctcctcccgtcactctggttgggtgcgcatagtaaaaagtgctcttggcagctggagagggccgcgttgaccactgcccatgaagaaataaccacctgcaacgtttggtttaggtttgaggtgcatttttaattttattgcttaaatcgcattttcccgacgagctgagcacgttttctgaaatgtgctcctcccgtcactctggttgggtgcgcatagtaaaaagagtgctcttggcagctagagagtgccgcgttgaccactgcgcatgaagaaataaccacctgcaacgtttggtttaggttttgggtgcatttttaattttattgcttaaatcgcatgttctcgacgagctgtgcacgttttctgaaatgtgctcctcccatcactctggttgggtgcgcatagtaaaaagtgctcttggcagctagagagtgccgcgttgatcactgcgcatgaagaaataaccacctgcaacatttggtttaggttttatgtccatttttaattttattgcttaaatcgcattttctcgacgagctgagcacgttttctgaaatgtgctcctcccgtcactctggttgggtgcgcatagtaaaaagtgctcttggcagctagagagtgccgcgttgaccactgcgcatgaagaaatgaccatctgcagcgtttggtttaggttttaggtgcatttttaattgtattgcttaaattgcattttctcgacgagctgagcacgttttctgaaatgtgctcctcccgtcactctggttgggtgtgcatagtaaaaagtgctcttggcagctggagagggccgcgttgaccactgcccatgaagaaataaccacctgcaacgtttggtttaggtttgaggtgcatttttaattttattgcttaaatcgcattttcccgacgagctgagcacgttttctgaaatgtgctcctcccgtcactctggttgggtgcgcatagtaaaaagagtgctcttggcagctagagagtgccgcgttgaccactgcgcatgaagaaataaccacctgcaacgtttggtttaggttttgggtgcatttttaattttattgcttaaatcgcatgttctcgacgagctgtgcacgttttctgaaatgtgctcctcccgtcactctggttgggtgcgcatagtaaaaagtgctcttggcagctagagagtgccgtgttgaccactgcgcatgaagaaataaccacctgcaacgtttggtttaggttttatgtacatttttaattttattgcttagatcgcattttctcgacgagctgagcacgttttctgaaatgtgctactcccgtcactctggttgggtgcgcatagtaaaaagtgctcttggcagctagagagtgccgcgttgaccactgcgcatgaagaaatggccatctgcaacgtttggtttaggttttaggtgcatttttaattttattgctttaatcgcattttctcgacgagctgagcacgttttctgaaatgtgctcctcccgtcactctggttgggtgcgcatagtaaaaagtgctcttggcagctagagagtgccgcgttgactactgcgcatgaagaaatgaccatctgcaacatttggtttaggttttaggtgcatttttaattttattgcttaaatcgcattttctcgacgagctgagcacgttttctgaaatgtgctcctcccgtcactggttgggtgcgcatagtaaaaagtgctcttggcagctagagagtgccgtgttgaccactgcgcatgaagaaaaaaaacacgtgcaacgtttgttttaggttttgggtgcatttttaattttattgcttaaatcgcattttctcgtcgagctgagcacgttttcagaaatgtgctcctcccgtcactttggttgggtgtgcatagtaaaaagtgctcttggcagctagagagtgccgcgttgaccactgcgcatgaagaaatgaccatctgcaacgtttggtttaggttttgggtgcatttttaattttattgcttaaatcggattttctcgacgagctgagcacgttttctgaaatgtgctcctcccgtcactctggttgggtgcgcatagtaaaaagtgctcttggcagctagagagtgccgcgttgaccactgcgcatgaagaaataaccacctgcaacgtttggtttaggttttaggtgcatttttaattttattgcttaaatcgcattttctcgacgagc
This genomic stretch from Syngnathus scovelli strain Florida chromosome 20, RoL_Ssco_1.2, whole genome shotgun sequence harbors:
- the LOC125989997 gene encoding janus kinase and microtubule-interacting protein 3-like, whose translation is MELEAMLYEALPQRYCPATDGEKASHAGVNDVLTADQRQELRSAVDQWKRALMCELRERDACILQKTMDLLHSAQQRNKELKEFIEAQKRQIKQLEEKFLFLFLVFSLAFILWP